One Synechococcus sp. PROS-9-1 DNA window includes the following coding sequences:
- a CDS encoding uracil-DNA glycosylase, with product MRVSLEDFEASCLQCQRCDLAKERQHVVVSRGNPSARLMVVGEAPGADEDAQGRPFVGRSGRLLDACLADVGLDQTDDTYICNLIKCRPPGNRRPTPAELKACRPWLDRQILEVNPEILLLLGATATATLLECRTPISRLRGQWTEWQGRYVMPSFHPSYLLRNPSRDSGKPRSLFMADLANVKHALNGVVSGLTQDSSDP from the coding sequence ATGCGCGTGTCGTTAGAAGACTTCGAGGCATCCTGTCTCCAATGTCAACGCTGTGACTTAGCGAAAGAACGCCAGCATGTTGTGGTTAGTCGCGGGAATCCTTCAGCGCGGCTGATGGTGGTAGGTGAAGCACCAGGGGCTGATGAGGATGCTCAGGGGCGTCCCTTTGTTGGGCGTTCCGGCCGACTCTTGGATGCATGCCTTGCAGATGTCGGTCTTGATCAAACCGACGACACCTACATCTGCAACTTGATCAAATGCCGGCCCCCTGGCAATCGGCGTCCAACCCCAGCTGAGCTCAAGGCCTGCAGACCGTGGCTGGATCGTCAAATTCTTGAGGTCAATCCGGAGATCCTGCTCCTTCTTGGAGCGACAGCCACAGCGACCCTGCTCGAATGCCGCACACCGATTAGTCGCTTAAGGGGTCAGTGGACGGAATGGCAAGGGCGTTATGTGATGCCGAGTTTTCATCCCTCTTACCTGTTGCGCAATCCTTCAAGAGACTCTGGTAAGCCCCGCTCGCTATTCATGGCTGATCTAGCCAACGTCAAGCACGCTCTGAACGGGGTTGTGTCAGGGTTAACCCAAGATTCAAGCGATCCTTGA
- a CDS encoding pyridoxal phosphate-dependent aminotransferase has translation MPGPLSLSHRALALQPSLTLAISARAKALQQQGVDVCSLSAGEPDFGTPDFIVEATIQALRDGMTRYGPAAGDPELRAAIAQKLSLENNIPTTTDQVLVTNGGKQAIYNLFQVLLNPGDEVIIPAPYWLSYPEIVRLAGGKPVKVSSSASDGFGLDLNLIEQSITPATKVLVLNSPGNPTGRVLNLSELEALAELVRKHPSLMVMSDEIYEYLLEDGESHHSFAAIAPDLRERCFVVNGFAKGWAMTGWRLGYLSGDSTVIKAAAALQSQSTSNVCSFAQRGALAALQGSRDCVHAMAASYNTRRAELCNGLQQMEGITLVPPRGAFYAFPRLPDAITDSLAFCERALEEEGLAIVPGGAFGDDRCVRLSCAVSRETISDGLSRFQSLLTHP, from the coding sequence ATGCCAGGCCCTCTATCTCTCTCGCACCGAGCTTTGGCTCTGCAGCCATCGCTCACACTTGCCATCAGCGCCCGAGCAAAAGCCCTGCAGCAGCAGGGTGTAGATGTTTGCAGTTTGAGTGCAGGAGAGCCTGATTTCGGGACCCCAGATTTCATTGTTGAGGCAACGATCCAGGCCCTCAGGGATGGCATGACTCGGTATGGCCCCGCTGCTGGCGATCCAGAGCTGCGTGCTGCCATCGCCCAGAAATTGAGTCTTGAAAACAACATCCCCACCACCACCGATCAGGTCTTGGTGACCAATGGCGGCAAACAGGCGATTTACAACCTGTTCCAAGTTCTCTTGAACCCAGGCGATGAAGTCATCATTCCGGCTCCGTATTGGTTGAGTTATCCGGAAATTGTTCGTTTGGCAGGGGGAAAGCCGGTCAAGGTGTCGTCGTCAGCAAGCGATGGGTTTGGCCTTGATCTGAACTTGATCGAACAATCCATCACCCCAGCAACCAAGGTTTTGGTTCTCAATTCACCGGGCAACCCAACGGGCCGTGTGTTGAACCTCAGTGAACTGGAAGCCTTGGCAGAGCTGGTGCGAAAGCATCCAAGCCTGATGGTGATGAGCGACGAGATCTATGAATATCTGTTGGAAGATGGTGAATCTCACCATAGTTTTGCCGCTATAGCTCCAGATCTCAGAGAGCGATGTTTTGTGGTGAATGGTTTTGCCAAAGGTTGGGCCATGACCGGATGGCGACTCGGATATCTCAGTGGTGACAGCACGGTGATTAAGGCCGCGGCCGCCCTGCAAAGCCAAAGCACCAGCAATGTGTGCAGCTTTGCGCAACGGGGAGCATTGGCAGCGCTACAAGGGTCTCGGGACTGCGTCCATGCAATGGCCGCTAGCTACAACACGCGGCGTGCTGAGCTTTGCAATGGGCTTCAACAGATGGAGGGCATCACCCTTGTGCCGCCAAGAGGCGCGTTTTATGCGTTTCCTCGCTTGCCTGATGCCATTACTGATTCGCTGGCCTTTTGTGAGCGTGCTCTTGAGGAGGAAGGCTTGGCGATTGTTCCTGGTGGGGCCTTTGGCGATGATCGTTGCGTGAGGCTTTCATGTGCTGTCTCGCGTGAGACGATTTCGGATGGACTGAGTCGGTTTCAGAGTTTGCTGACTCATCCCTAA
- a CDS encoding putative selenate ABC transporter substrate-binding protein: protein MTNPWTRVRKKGAVVLMALLCSQGATVLPANAEATLRIGAIPDQNPERLNRRYGQLSAELSDTLKVPVRYVPVSNYPAAVSAFRAGSLDLVWFGGLTGIQARLQTPGAQVLAQRAIDAKFNSVFIANTSTALQPIISIDGLKSLKGKRFTFGSESSTSGRLMPQHFLAQAGVTPKQFAGGQAGFSGSHDATIALVQSGSYQAGALSEPVWNVAVKNGKVDPTKVKVIWKTPPFGNYHWVVRPNLDQRFGKGFTTKLQQAMFGLTPTSERQKNILELFSAKRFIPAQESQYQPIEEVGRQLGKIR from the coding sequence ATGACCAATCCTTGGACTCGGGTCCGAAAAAAAGGGGCCGTTGTTCTTATGGCGCTTCTTTGTAGCCAGGGCGCAACGGTCCTTCCCGCTAACGCGGAAGCAACACTTCGCATCGGAGCGATACCCGATCAAAACCCCGAGCGGTTGAACCGTCGTTACGGCCAACTTTCTGCAGAACTAAGCGACACACTCAAGGTTCCTGTGCGCTATGTGCCAGTGAGCAATTACCCAGCAGCCGTGAGTGCCTTTAGAGCCGGAAGTCTGGATCTTGTTTGGTTCGGAGGGCTCACAGGTATTCAGGCCCGTCTTCAAACTCCAGGTGCCCAGGTTTTGGCACAACGGGCGATCGATGCAAAGTTCAATAGCGTTTTTATTGCCAATACTTCAACAGCTTTACAACCAATTATCAGCATTGATGGTCTGAAATCCCTTAAAGGAAAGCGCTTCACCTTTGGATCAGAAAGTTCCACGTCGGGACGACTGATGCCTCAGCATTTTCTGGCCCAAGCAGGGGTGACCCCGAAGCAATTCGCTGGCGGACAAGCAGGCTTCAGTGGAAGCCACGATGCCACGATCGCTTTGGTGCAGAGCGGCTCTTACCAGGCTGGTGCTCTTAGTGAGCCTGTCTGGAATGTGGCCGTCAAGAACGGGAAAGTAGATCCCACAAAGGTGAAGGTGATTTGGAAAACCCCTCCTTTTGGGAATTACCACTGGGTGGTACGACCCAATCTTGATCAACGCTTTGGGAAGGGATTCACAACCAAACTCCAGCAGGCCATGTTTGGTTTAACCCCCACCAGCGAGCGGCAGAAAAATATCTTGGAGCTGTTTTCTGCCAAGCGTTTCATTCCAGCGCAGGAATCTCAATATCAACCCATTGAGGAGGTGGGTCGTCAGCTCGGCAAGATCCGTTGA
- the rpe gene encoding ribulose-phosphate 3-epimerase: protein MSTKPLVISPSILSADFSRLGEDVKAVDEAGADWIHVDVMDGRFVPNITIGPLIVEALRPVTKKPLDVHLMIVQPENYVEDFAKAGADIISVQVEACPHLHRNLAQIKDLGKMAGAVLNPSTPLDTLEYCLELCDLVLIMSVNPGFGGQSFIDNQVKKISDLRRMCDEKGLDPWIEVDGGVKGANAWKVIEAGANAIVSGSGVFNQPDYAAAIQGIRNSKRP, encoded by the coding sequence ATGAGCACCAAACCCCTGGTGATCTCTCCATCGATCCTGTCTGCTGACTTCTCTCGCCTGGGTGAGGACGTCAAAGCTGTTGATGAGGCAGGTGCTGACTGGATTCATGTCGACGTCATGGATGGTCGATTCGTTCCCAACATCACGATTGGCCCGCTGATTGTTGAGGCCTTGCGCCCGGTTACTAAAAAACCTTTGGACGTGCACCTCATGATTGTGCAGCCTGAGAATTATGTAGAGGATTTCGCAAAAGCCGGCGCAGACATTATTTCTGTGCAAGTTGAGGCTTGCCCTCATTTGCATCGCAACCTCGCTCAAATTAAGGATCTCGGCAAAATGGCTGGGGCTGTTCTTAACCCCAGCACCCCTCTAGATACCCTCGAATACTGTCTAGAACTCTGTGATCTCGTATTGATCATGAGTGTGAATCCTGGTTTTGGCGGTCAGAGTTTTATTGATAATCAAGTCAAGAAAATTAGTGACCTTCGCCGTATGTGCGATGAAAAAGGCCTGGATCCCTGGATTGAAGTGGATGGAGGCGTTAAGGGCGCTAATGCGTGGAAAGTGATTGAAGCCGGTGCGAACGCCATCGTGAGTGGTTCTGGTGTGTTCAACCAACCCGATTACGCAGCGGCGATTCAGGGAATCCGTAATAGCAAGCGCCCTTAG
- a CDS encoding S41 family peptidase, whose amino-acid sequence MRAKKSSIKGSPRRWFLALGAGTVTAAVVVANPGLGLPSTASSSITNSPKEVIDQVWQIVYRDFLDSSGDYDLDQWSILRKDLLSKSYAGTAESYEAIRGMLASLDDPYTRFLDPKEFKEMQIDTSGELTGVGIQISLDKDTKEIVVVSPIEGTPASKAGVQPKDVIVSIDGQLTKGMTTEDAVKLIRGTEGSNVVLGLRRKGSIIDVPLVRARIEIHAVDSQLNTSANGTKVGYIRLKQFNANASKEMRAAIRELEKQGSQGYVLDLRSNPGGLLEASIDIARQWLDEGTIVSTKTREGIQDVRRATGNALTNRPVVVLVNEGSASASEILSGALQDNERGLLVGQKTFGKGLVQSVRGLSDGSGMTVTIAKYLTPKGTDIHKNGILPDVSVEMSEKEIKTLTIEQLGTNKDGQYRVAETTLIKALQAPKTGRNYQPGAANLQSALQR is encoded by the coding sequence ATGCGCGCAAAAAAATCCAGCATCAAAGGCTCTCCACGTCGTTGGTTTTTGGCGCTAGGCGCAGGGACTGTCACAGCAGCAGTGGTTGTGGCCAATCCTGGTTTGGGTTTACCAAGCACAGCCTCGTCGTCCATCACCAACAGCCCGAAAGAGGTGATTGATCAGGTATGGCAGATCGTCTATCGAGATTTCCTTGATTCATCGGGCGATTATGACCTCGATCAATGGTCAATTCTTCGTAAGGATTTGCTCTCTAAGTCTTATGCAGGAACAGCGGAATCGTATGAAGCGATTCGCGGCATGTTGGCGAGTCTTGATGACCCTTACACCCGATTCCTGGACCCAAAAGAGTTCAAGGAAATGCAGATTGACACTTCAGGTGAATTAACCGGTGTCGGCATTCAAATTTCACTGGACAAAGACACCAAAGAGATCGTGGTGGTGTCTCCGATCGAAGGCACACCTGCCTCAAAAGCAGGGGTCCAACCCAAAGACGTCATCGTTTCGATTGATGGTCAACTCACTAAGGGGATGACCACGGAAGATGCGGTGAAGCTCATTCGTGGAACGGAAGGAAGCAACGTGGTGCTGGGCTTGCGCCGCAAGGGCTCCATCATCGACGTCCCCCTTGTGCGGGCGCGCATTGAAATTCATGCCGTCGACAGTCAACTCAACACCAGTGCCAATGGCACCAAGGTGGGCTATATCCGCCTGAAGCAATTCAATGCCAATGCATCCAAAGAGATGCGTGCAGCGATTCGCGAACTGGAAAAGCAAGGATCTCAGGGTTACGTCCTTGATTTGCGCAGTAATCCCGGCGGATTGCTTGAAGCCAGCATCGACATTGCGCGTCAGTGGCTTGATGAAGGAACGATTGTCAGCACAAAAACCCGTGAGGGCATTCAGGACGTGCGCCGCGCCACAGGGAATGCCTTAACCAACCGGCCAGTCGTGGTGTTGGTGAACGAAGGCTCAGCTAGTGCAAGCGAAATCCTTTCAGGAGCGCTTCAAGACAATGAGCGCGGGCTTCTGGTGGGCCAAAAAACATTTGGCAAAGGGCTCGTCCAATCCGTAAGAGGTCTCTCCGACGGATCTGGGATGACCGTCACGATTGCCAAATACCTCACGCCCAAGGGCACCGATATCCACAAAAACGGCATCCTGCCGGATGTTTCCGTGGAGATGAGTGAGAAGGAAATTAAAACCCTCACGATTGAACAGTTAGGGACCAATAAAGATGGGCAGTACCGCGTCGCGGAAACCACCCTGATCAAAGCGTTGCAAGCTCCGAAAACTGGAAGAAACTATCAACCAGGAGCTGCCAACCTTCAATCGGCACTTCAGCGTTAA
- a CDS encoding VOC family protein — MSAGTTSMSWVLAANNPQSLAEFYAEALGCSCRVGLSDQHWMVSLPTGGTLQIYRPSRQRPWPIRGAALAPCFQRIGTDHPETELGCWIEQLEALGARRREAARLESFGAECWMEDPEGQPFLTLVLPQGAVGS, encoded by the coding sequence ATGTCAGCTGGAACGACCTCAATGAGTTGGGTATTGGCGGCCAACAATCCCCAATCTCTCGCTGAGTTTTATGCGGAGGCTTTGGGATGTTCGTGCCGTGTAGGGCTGTCTGACCAGCACTGGATGGTGTCTCTACCAACCGGAGGAACGCTTCAGATTTATCGCCCTTCTCGTCAACGGCCTTGGCCCATTCGCGGTGCGGCCCTTGCCCCTTGTTTTCAACGGATCGGAACCGACCATCCAGAGACGGAGCTCGGATGTTGGATCGAGCAACTCGAAGCGTTGGGGGCGCGGCGACGCGAAGCCGCTCGTCTCGAATCGTTTGGAGCGGAATGCTGGATGGAGGATCCTGAGGGGCAGCCCTTTCTCACCTTGGTGCTGCCGCAAGGTGCCGTGGGCTCATAG
- the mfd gene encoding transcription-repair coupling factor — MPLSSLVRLLQTSALSGELCERAERDQRLLMRSAGRAARALVASALARRMDQPLLVVVPTLEEAGRWTALLELMGWSRAQLYPTSEGSPYEPFDSTTEITWGQLQVLSELQADRSKSDLAIVATERCLQPHLPPAQALAEHCRALKKGDVVDLEELSTYLSQLGYERVSTIDQEGTWSRRGDIVDVYPVSSELPVRLEFFGNELDKLREFDPASQRSLDAVDTLKLTPTGFSPLIAERLREQVPDDLDQLLSQAQITELLEGGTPEGMRRLMGLAWDAPASLLDYLPADCCIAIDERRHGSAHGQQWLDHAEEQHAELPVPIPSLHRPIKEAMELAESFAGFDLAELQEHDSHPNAFDLASRPVPSYPNQFGKLGELIKQHQRERQAVWLLSAQPSRAVALLEEHDCITRFVPNAADTQAIDRLIEQGTPVALKTRGTAELEGLQLPAWRVVLLTDREFFGQQSLTSSGYVRRRRKAASRTVDPNKMQQGDFVVHRNHGIGRFKKLEKLAISGEVRDYLVVQYSDGILRVAADQLGSLGRFRANSDTPPQLSKMGGSAWVKAKERATKAVRKVALDLVKLYAERHQAAGFAFPIDGPWQVELEDSFPYEPTSDQLKATVDVKRDMEKPEPMDRLVCGDVGFGKTEVAIRAIFKAITAGKQVAMLAPTTVLAQQHWRTLSERFAPYPIKVALLNRFRTAGERKTILEELKTGTIDAVVGTHQLLSKNTCFDKLGLLVVDEEQRFGVNQKEKIKALRKDVDVLTLSATPIPRTLYMSLSGVREMSLITTPPPLRRPIKTHLAALDDEAVRSSIRQELDRGGQVFYVVPRVEGIEEVAGKLREMLPGLKLLVAHGQMAEGELESAMVAFNGGEADVMLCTTIVESGLDIPRVNTILIEDAHRFGLAQLYQLRGRVGRSGVQAHAWLFYPGDASLSEAARQRLRAIQEFAQLGSGYQLAMRDMEIRGVGNLLGVEQSGQMEAIGFDLYMEMLQESLAEIQGQDIPAVDDTQVDLQVTAFIPADWIVDADEKMSAYRAASECQSSEALVELAAGWADRYGALPGPVQSLLQLMELKLLAKRCGFARIRPEKPNIALETPMEEPAFRLLRQGLPQHLHGRLVYQAGSGSVAKVLARGLGVLPMERQLDELKGWLEQMAAQIPDADGLTREQRDRQQKDRNEAVLTV, encoded by the coding sequence ATGCCCCTCAGCTCTTTGGTGCGTCTGTTGCAGACCTCAGCGCTGAGCGGTGAGTTGTGCGAACGAGCGGAACGGGACCAAAGGCTGTTGATGCGCAGCGCTGGCCGAGCCGCTCGGGCGTTGGTGGCCAGTGCGTTGGCGCGACGCATGGATCAGCCCCTGCTGGTGGTCGTTCCCACACTGGAGGAGGCCGGACGTTGGACAGCCCTCTTGGAGCTGATGGGTTGGTCTCGTGCGCAGCTTTACCCCACCAGTGAAGGGTCTCCCTACGAACCTTTCGACTCCACCACCGAAATCACCTGGGGCCAGCTCCAGGTGTTGAGCGAACTGCAAGCAGACCGCAGCAAAAGCGATCTAGCGATCGTGGCTACAGAGCGATGTCTGCAGCCCCACTTGCCGCCTGCGCAGGCACTGGCAGAGCATTGCCGGGCCTTGAAGAAGGGTGATGTTGTGGATCTTGAAGAGCTATCGACCTACCTCAGCCAACTTGGCTATGAGCGCGTCTCGACGATTGATCAGGAAGGAACGTGGAGCCGTCGTGGCGACATTGTTGACGTCTATCCCGTTAGCAGTGAACTCCCCGTGCGTCTGGAGTTCTTTGGGAATGAACTCGACAAGCTTCGCGAATTTGATCCAGCCAGTCAGCGCTCCCTTGACGCCGTCGACACGCTCAAGCTCACCCCAACCGGCTTCAGTCCTCTGATTGCTGAACGTCTGCGCGAGCAGGTGCCTGATGACCTTGACCAATTGCTGAGTCAGGCGCAGATCACTGAGCTGCTGGAGGGCGGAACCCCTGAGGGGATGCGTCGATTGATGGGATTGGCCTGGGATGCACCTGCGTCCCTACTCGATTATTTGCCTGCGGACTGCTGCATCGCCATCGATGAGCGCCGGCATGGCAGCGCCCATGGGCAGCAGTGGCTCGATCACGCTGAAGAGCAACATGCCGAGCTTCCAGTTCCCATTCCTTCTTTGCATCGGCCCATCAAAGAGGCGATGGAGCTTGCCGAGTCGTTTGCTGGCTTCGATCTGGCAGAACTTCAGGAACACGACAGCCACCCCAATGCCTTCGATCTCGCCAGTCGCCCCGTTCCGTCTTACCCCAATCAATTCGGAAAACTCGGTGAATTGATCAAACAGCACCAAAGGGAGCGTCAGGCTGTTTGGTTGTTGTCAGCGCAGCCCAGCCGCGCTGTGGCTCTGCTTGAAGAACACGACTGCATCACGCGCTTTGTACCCAATGCAGCCGATACGCAAGCGATCGATCGCTTGATTGAACAGGGCACACCTGTGGCCTTAAAAACCCGAGGAACAGCTGAGCTCGAGGGACTGCAACTTCCCGCTTGGAGGGTTGTTCTTCTTACCGATCGCGAATTTTTTGGACAGCAGTCGCTCACCAGCAGCGGCTACGTGCGTCGACGGCGCAAAGCGGCCAGCCGCACCGTTGATCCCAACAAGATGCAGCAAGGGGATTTTGTGGTGCATCGCAACCATGGAATTGGTCGCTTTAAAAAGCTCGAAAAATTAGCGATCAGCGGAGAGGTTCGCGATTACCTCGTTGTTCAGTATTCCGATGGCATCTTGCGAGTGGCCGCCGATCAACTCGGAAGCCTGGGGCGGTTTCGCGCCAATAGTGACACTCCGCCGCAGCTCAGCAAAATGGGCGGCTCCGCTTGGGTGAAGGCGAAGGAGAGGGCCACCAAGGCGGTTCGCAAAGTTGCGCTTGATTTGGTGAAGCTGTACGCCGAACGTCATCAAGCTGCAGGGTTTGCCTTCCCGATCGATGGGCCATGGCAGGTTGAACTCGAGGATTCCTTCCCCTACGAACCCACCTCTGACCAGCTCAAGGCCACGGTGGATGTCAAGCGAGACATGGAGAAACCAGAGCCGATGGACCGGCTGGTTTGCGGTGATGTGGGTTTCGGGAAAACGGAGGTGGCCATCCGTGCGATTTTCAAAGCCATCACCGCTGGCAAGCAAGTGGCGATGTTGGCTCCCACAACGGTGTTAGCTCAACAGCATTGGCGCACGCTCTCGGAACGCTTTGCTCCCTACCCGATCAAGGTGGCTCTTCTCAATCGTTTCCGCACGGCAGGTGAGCGCAAAACAATTCTTGAGGAGCTGAAAACGGGCACCATCGATGCCGTGGTGGGCACGCACCAGCTGCTCAGCAAAAACACCTGCTTCGACAAACTGGGTTTGCTGGTGGTGGATGAGGAACAACGTTTTGGTGTGAATCAAAAGGAAAAAATCAAGGCCTTGCGCAAGGACGTAGACGTTTTAACGCTCTCGGCGACGCCCATACCGCGCACCTTGTACATGAGCCTGTCTGGGGTGCGTGAGATGAGTTTGATAACCACTCCGCCACCGTTGCGTCGTCCAATCAAAACCCACTTAGCAGCTCTGGATGATGAGGCAGTGCGGAGTTCCATCCGCCAAGAACTTGATCGTGGTGGGCAGGTGTTTTATGTGGTGCCTCGGGTGGAAGGGATTGAAGAGGTGGCGGGCAAGCTTCGCGAGATGCTTCCTGGTCTCAAGCTCCTCGTGGCCCATGGACAAATGGCCGAAGGCGAGCTCGAGAGCGCGATGGTGGCGTTCAACGGTGGGGAAGCCGACGTGATGCTTTGCACCACGATTGTGGAGAGCGGGCTCGACATTCCTCGTGTCAACACGATCCTGATTGAAGATGCTCACCGGTTTGGACTCGCTCAGCTGTATCAGCTCAGGGGGCGCGTAGGGCGCAGTGGTGTTCAAGCCCATGCTTGGTTGTTTTATCCCGGCGATGCCTCGCTCAGTGAAGCGGCACGTCAGCGCTTACGCGCCATCCAGGAATTCGCCCAGCTCGGCAGTGGGTATCAATTGGCGATGCGGGATATGGAGATCCGCGGGGTGGGCAACTTGCTCGGAGTGGAGCAAAGCGGGCAGATGGAGGCCATTGGTTTCGATCTCTACATGGAGATGTTGCAAGAGTCGTTGGCAGAAATTCAGGGACAAGACATTCCCGCTGTGGACGACACGCAGGTGGATCTGCAGGTCACTGCCTTTATCCCTGCGGATTGGATCGTCGATGCCGACGAGAAAATGTCTGCGTATCGAGCTGCATCCGAGTGCCAGAGTTCAGAAGCCTTGGTGGAACTGGCTGCTGGTTGGGCTGATCGCTATGGGGCTTTGCCTGGACCAGTTCAATCCCTCTTGCAGTTGATGGAACTCAAGCTGCTTGCGAAACGCTGCGGATTTGCGCGGATTCGCCCTGAAAAACCAAATATTGCGCTCGAAACGCCGATGGAGGAACCCGCGTTCCGTCTTCTTCGTCAGGGGTTGCCCCAACATCTTCATGGCCGACTTGTTTACCAGGCGGGGAGTGGAAGCGTTGCCAAGGTCCTGGCACGAGGTCTTGGCGTCTTGCCCATGGAGAGGCAGCTTGATGAGCTCAAAGGCTGGCTAGAGCAGATGGCAGCACAGATTCCTGATGCTGATGGATTGACGCGTGAGCAGCGCGACCGACAGCAAAAAGACCGGAATGAGGCTGTTTTGACGGTTTGA
- the ispG gene encoding (E)-4-hydroxy-3-methylbut-2-enyl-diphosphate synthase: MTASQRYDTKIHRRVTRTVMVGDVPIGSEHPIAVQSMINEDTLDIDGSVAGIRRLADAGCEIVRVTTPSIGHAKAMGKIRSALQAQGCNIPLVADVHHNGTRIALEVAKHVDKVRINPGLFVFDKPDPHRQEFSQDEFDAIGDRIKETFAPLVKVLKEQNKALRIGVNHGSLAERMLFTYGDTPQGMVESAMEFVRICDSLDFHNIVISMKASRAPVMLAAYRLMADTMDREGFNYPLHLGVTEAGDGDYGRIKSTAGIATLLAEGLGDTIRVSLTEAPEKEIPVCFSILQALGIRKTMVEYVACPSCGRTLFNLEEVLHQVRNATCHLTGLDIAVMGCIVNGPGEMADADYGYVGKGPGVIALYRNRDEIRKVPESEGVEALVQLIKDDGRWVEPTDVVKVLKRP; encoded by the coding sequence ATGACCGCCTCGCAGCGATACGACACAAAGATTCATCGCCGGGTGACTCGCACGGTGATGGTCGGCGATGTACCGATTGGGAGTGAGCACCCGATTGCGGTGCAATCGATGATCAATGAGGACACGCTTGATATCGACGGTTCGGTCGCGGGAATCCGTCGTCTTGCCGATGCAGGCTGCGAAATCGTGCGGGTCACGACTCCGTCGATCGGTCATGCCAAAGCGATGGGGAAGATTCGCTCAGCGCTTCAAGCTCAGGGATGCAACATCCCCCTCGTGGCCGATGTCCATCACAACGGCACGCGCATCGCCCTAGAAGTCGCGAAGCACGTCGACAAAGTGCGCATCAACCCTGGGTTGTTTGTTTTCGACAAACCGGATCCCCATCGCCAGGAGTTCAGCCAAGACGAGTTTGATGCGATTGGAGATCGGATCAAAGAAACGTTTGCTCCTCTCGTGAAGGTGCTGAAAGAGCAGAACAAGGCCTTGAGGATTGGAGTCAATCACGGCTCCTTGGCTGAACGCATGCTGTTCACCTATGGGGACACCCCTCAAGGCATGGTCGAGTCGGCCATGGAATTCGTGCGCATTTGCGATTCACTCGATTTTCACAACATCGTGATTTCGATGAAGGCTTCCCGTGCGCCCGTGATGCTGGCGGCGTACCGATTGATGGCCGACACCATGGATCGGGAAGGGTTCAACTATCCACTGCACTTGGGTGTCACCGAAGCAGGTGATGGCGACTACGGCCGCATCAAGAGCACGGCCGGAATCGCAACGCTGCTAGCGGAAGGACTTGGAGACACCATCCGGGTGTCTTTAACAGAAGCTCCTGAAAAGGAAATTCCTGTGTGCTTCTCGATCTTGCAAGCGCTTGGAATCCGCAAAACGATGGTCGAATACGTGGCCTGTCCGAGCTGCGGTCGCACTTTGTTTAATCTTGAGGAGGTCCTCCATCAGGTCCGAAACGCCACCTGTCACCTCACCGGTCTCGACATTGCGGTAATGGGTTGCATTGTCAACGGTCCTGGCGAGATGGCTGATGCTGACTACGGTTATGTCGGCAAAGGGCCTGGAGTGATCGCTCTCTATCGCAATCGTGATGAGATCCGAAAAGTACCCGAGTCTGAAGGTGTAGAAGCCTTGGTTCAGTTGATCAAAGACGACGGTCGCTGGGTTGAACCGACTGATGTCGTTAAGGTGCTGAAAAGGCCCTAG